In Oryctolagus cuniculus chromosome X, mOryCun1.1, whole genome shotgun sequence, a single window of DNA contains:
- the CETN2 gene encoding centrin-2 isoform X3 — protein sequence MSPKPELTEEQKQEIREAFDLFDADGTGTIDVKELKVAMRALGFEPKKEEIKKMISEIDKEGTGKMNFSDFLTVMTQKMSEKDTKEEILKAFKLFDDDETGKISFKNLKRVAKELGENLTDEELQEMIDEADRDGDGEVNEQEFLRIMKKTSLY from the exons ATGAGTCCTAAGCCTGAGCTTACTGAAGAGCAGAAACAAGAAATCAGGGAAGCTTTTGATCTCTTTGATGCTGATGGAACTGGGACCATAGATGTTAAAGAACTTAAG GTGGCAATGAGAGCCCTGGGGTTTGAACCcaagaaagaagaaatcaagaaaatgataAGTGAAATTGATAAGGAAGGCACTGGAAAAATGAACTTTAGTGACTTTTTGACTGTGATGACTCAGAAAATG TCTGAGAAAGATACCAAAGAAGAAATTCTGAAAGCTTTCAAGCTCTTCGATGATGATGAAACTGGAAAGATATCATTCAAAAATCTGAAACGCGTGGCCAAGGAGTTGGGCGAGAACCTGACAGATGAGGAGCTACAG GAAATGATTGATGAAGCTGAtcgagatggagatggagaagtCAATGAGCAAGAGTTCCTGCGCATCATGAAAAAGACCAGCCTTTACTAA
- the CETN2 gene encoding centrin-2 isoform X1: MKASNFKKGNITSSSQRKRMSPKPELTEEQKQEIREAFDLFDADGTGTIDVKELKVAMRALGFEPKKEEIKKMISEIDKEGTGKMNFSDFLTVMTQKMSEKDTKEEILKAFKLFDDDETGKISFKNLKRVAKELGENLTDEELQEMIDEADRDGDGEVNEQEFLRIMKKTSLY; the protein is encoded by the exons GAAG GCCTCTAACTTTAAGAAGGGAAACATAACATCTAGTTCCCAGCGGAAAAGGATGAGTCCTAAGCCTGAGCTTACTGAAGAGCAGAAACAAGAAATCAGGGAAGCTTTTGATCTCTTTGATGCTGATGGAACTGGGACCATAGATGTTAAAGAACTTAAG GTGGCAATGAGAGCCCTGGGGTTTGAACCcaagaaagaagaaatcaagaaaatgataAGTGAAATTGATAAGGAAGGCACTGGAAAAATGAACTTTAGTGACTTTTTGACTGTGATGACTCAGAAAATG TCTGAGAAAGATACCAAAGAAGAAATTCTGAAAGCTTTCAAGCTCTTCGATGATGATGAAACTGGAAAGATATCATTCAAAAATCTGAAACGCGTGGCCAAGGAGTTGGGCGAGAACCTGACAGATGAGGAGCTACAG GAAATGATTGATGAAGCTGAtcgagatggagatggagaagtCAATGAGCAAGAGTTCCTGCGCATCATGAAAAAGACCAGCCTTTACTAA
- the CETN2 gene encoding centrin-2 isoform X2 → MASNFKKGNITSSSQRKRMSPKPELTEEQKQEIREAFDLFDADGTGTIDVKELKVAMRALGFEPKKEEIKKMISEIDKEGTGKMNFSDFLTVMTQKMSEKDTKEEILKAFKLFDDDETGKISFKNLKRVAKELGENLTDEELQEMIDEADRDGDGEVNEQEFLRIMKKTSLY, encoded by the exons GCCTCTAACTTTAAGAAGGGAAACATAACATCTAGTTCCCAGCGGAAAAGGATGAGTCCTAAGCCTGAGCTTACTGAAGAGCAGAAACAAGAAATCAGGGAAGCTTTTGATCTCTTTGATGCTGATGGAACTGGGACCATAGATGTTAAAGAACTTAAG GTGGCAATGAGAGCCCTGGGGTTTGAACCcaagaaagaagaaatcaagaaaatgataAGTGAAATTGATAAGGAAGGCACTGGAAAAATGAACTTTAGTGACTTTTTGACTGTGATGACTCAGAAAATG TCTGAGAAAGATACCAAAGAAGAAATTCTGAAAGCTTTCAAGCTCTTCGATGATGATGAAACTGGAAAGATATCATTCAAAAATCTGAAACGCGTGGCCAAGGAGTTGGGCGAGAACCTGACAGATGAGGAGCTACAG GAAATGATTGATGAAGCTGAtcgagatggagatggagaagtCAATGAGCAAGAGTTCCTGCGCATCATGAAAAAGACCAGCCTTTACTAA